The following coding sequences lie in one Arabidopsis thaliana chromosome 3, partial sequence genomic window:
- the CAT4 gene encoding cationic amino acid transporter 4 (cationic amino acid transporter 4 (CAT4); FUNCTIONS IN: cationic amino acid transmembrane transporter activity; INVOLVED IN: transport, amino acid transport, transmembrane transport; LOCATED IN: plasma membrane, vacuole; EXPRESSED IN: 24 plant structures; EXPRESSED DURING: 15 growth stages; CONTAINS InterPro DOMAIN/s: Cationic amino acid transporter (InterPro:IPR015606), Protein of unknown function DUF295 (InterPro:IPR005174), Amino acid/polyamine transporter I (InterPro:IPR002293), Amino acid permease domain (InterPro:IPR004841); BEST Arabidopsis thaliana protein match is: cationic amino acid transporter 2 (TAIR:AT1G58030.1); Has 38139 Blast hits to 35862 proteins in 2359 species: Archae - 591; Bacteria - 30521; Metazoa - 2149; Fungi - 2872; Plants - 748; Viruses - 0; Other Eukaryotes - 1258 (source: NCBI BLink).), whose protein sequence is MNSLVRRKQVDSVHLIKNDGPHQLAKKLSAVDLVAIGVGTTIGAGVYILVGTVAREHTGPALAVSFFIAGVAAALSACCYAELASRCPSAGSAYHYAYICLGEGIAWLVGWALVLDYTIGGSAIARGITPNLASFFGGLDNLPVFLARQTIPGVGIVVDPCAALLIMIVTILLCFGIKESSTVQAIVTSVNVCTLVFIIVVGGYLACKTGWVGYDLPSGYFPFGLNGILAGSAVVFFSYIGFDTVTSTAEEVKNPQRDLPLGIGIALLICCILYMLLSVVIVGLVPYYSLNPDTPISSAFGDSGMQWAAYILTTGAITALCASLLGSLLAQPRIFMAMARDGLLPAFFSEISPRTQVPVKSTIAIGVLAAALAFFMDVAQLSEMVSVGTLMAFTAVAVCVLVLRYVPPDGVPLSSSSQTLSDTDESRAETENFLVDAIESSDSPLLGNETARDEKYFGKRRKIAAWSIALVCIGVLGLASAASAERLPSFPRFTICGVSAVILLGSLITLGYIDEDEERHNFGHKGGFLCPFVPYLPVLCILINTYLIINIGAGTWIRVLIWLLIGSMIYIFYGRSHSLLNNAVYVPTMTCTRKTTDHLA, encoded by the exons ATGAACAGTCTtgtgagaagaaaacaagttgaTTCTGTTCATCTTATCAAAAACGATGGACCTCATCAGCTTGCCAAGAAACTATCCGCCGTTGATCTTGTTGCTATTG GAGTTGGGACAACAATTGGAGCAGGAGTGTATATTCTTGTGGGAACGGTAGCTAGAGAGCACACAGGACCTGCTCTTGCTGTATCATTCTTCATTGCTGGAGTAGCTGCTGCTCTCTCTGCCTGTTGTTATGCTGAGCTTGCTTCTCGTTGTCCATCTGCTGGGAGTGCTTATCATTATGCGTACATTTGTCTTGGAGaagg GATTGCTTGGTTGGTTGGTTGGGCACTGGTGTTGGATTATACAATTGGTGGATCAGCCATTGCCCGTGGCATAACTCCAAATCTG gcatctttttttggtggttTGGACAATCTTCCTGTGTTCTTAGCTCGACAAACTATACCCGGGGTTGGTATTGTGGTTGATCCATGTGCTGCACTTTTGATTATGATTGTCACGATACTACTATGTTTTGGGATAAAGGAG AGTTCAACAGTACAAGCAATTGTAACATCAGTGAATGTTTGCACCTTGGTTTTCATCATAGTAGTTGGTGGATATTTAGCTTGCAAGACTGGATGGGTTGGATATGATCTCCCCAGTGG GTACTTTCCTTTTGGACTAAATGGGATACTTGCCGGATCTGCTGTAGTATTCTTCTCATACATTGGATTTGATACTGTAACTAGTACGGCTGAGGAG GTGAAAAATCCTCAAAGGGATCTTCCATTGGGAATCGGGATTGCATTACTGATATGCTGCATTTTGTATATGCTTTTATCAGTAGTTATTGTTGGATTGGTCCCATACTATTCATTGAATCCTGATACTCCTATCTCCTCTGCATTTGGAGACAGTGGGATGCAATGGGCAGC GTACATCTTAACCACTGGGGCAATAACTGCTCTATGTGCGAGTTTGTTGGGTTCCCTTCTGGCTCAG ccACGAATATTCATGGCAATGGCTAGGGATGGATTGTTGCCAGCTTTCTTTTCAGAAATTAGCCCACGAACTCAAGTACCAGTGAAAAGCACAATAGCTATTGGTGTTCTTGCCGCTGCACTCGCATTTTTCATGGATGTTGCACAGTTGTCCGAGATG GTTAGTGTAGGCACTCTAATGGCATTCACTGCCGTTGCAGTCTGTGTGCTAGTTCTTAGATATGTACCACCAGATGGAGTTCCCCTATCATCTTCCTCCCAAACTTTGAGTGATACCGATGAAAGTAGAGctgaaactgaaaattttcttGTGGATGCTATAGAATCTTCTGATTCCCCTCTACTTGGAAATGAAACTGCTCGAG ATGAAAAGTATTTtggaaagaggagaaaaattGCTGCCTGGAGTATAGCTCTTGTGTGCATAGGTGTCCTAGGTCTTGCTTCAGCAGCTTCAGCTGAGCGTCTTCCAAG TTTTCCTCGTTTCACTATATGTGGTGTCAGTGCAGTCATCTTGCTTGGCAGTTTGATTACTCTTGGCTACATTGACGAGGATGAAGAAAGGCACAACTTTGGACACAAAGGAG GGTTTCTCTGCCCATTCGTCCCATACCTTCCAGTTCTTTGCATTTTGATCAACACCTACTTGATCATCAACATTGG AGCTGGGACATGGATCAGGGTCTTGATATGGCTACTTATTGGAAGCATGATCTATATCTTCTATGGCCGATCTCACAGCTTACTGAACAATGCGGTTTACGTTCCCACAATGACTTGTACGAGAAAAACAACAGATCATCTTGCTTAA
- the RIF10 gene encoding polyribonucleotide nucleotidyltransferase (resistant to inhibition with FSM 10 (RIF10); FUNCTIONS IN: polyribonucleotide nucleotidyltransferase activity, 3'-5'-exoribonuclease activity, RNA binding, nucleic acid binding; INVOLVED IN: chlorophyll biosynthetic process, cellular response to phosphate starvation, xanthophyll biosynthetic process, carotene biosynthetic process, negative regulation of isopentenyl diphosphate biosynthetic process, mevalonate-independent pathway; LOCATED IN: chloroplast stroma, chloroplast; EXPRESSED IN: 23 plant structures; EXPRESSED DURING: 13 growth stages; CONTAINS InterPro DOMAIN/s: K Homology, type 1, subgroup (InterPro:IPR018111), Nucleic acid-binding, OB-fold (InterPro:IPR012340), Exoribonuclease, phosphorolytic domain 2 (InterPro:IPR015847), Ribosomal protein S1, RNA-binding domain (InterPro:IPR003029), Polynucleotide phosphorylase, phosphorolytic RNA-binding, bacterial/organelle-type (InterPro:IPR015848), K Homology (InterPro:IPR004087), Nucleic acid-binding, OB-fold-like (InterPro:IPR016027), K Homology, type 1 (InterPro:IPR004088), Exoribonuclease, phosphorolytic domain 1 (InterPro:IPR001247), Ribosomal protein S5 domain 2-type fold (InterPro:IPR020568), Polyribonucleotide nucleotidyltransferase (InterPro:IPR012162); BEST Arabidopsis thaliana protein match is: polyribonucleotide nucleotidyltransferase, putative (TAIR:AT5G14580.1); Has 29137 Blast hits to 25785 proteins in 2865 species: Archae - 377; Bacteria - 19207; Metazoa - 333; Fungi - 67; Plants - 272; Viruses - 0; Other Eukaryotes - 8881 (source: NCBI BLink).), giving the protein MLTSPSNALHSSTPQFWPLRRSKLCRSRNFPRFHSGERSSGGGGKLCSLSLLSGSGAGKFSVRALVRPDDTDDADSVGDGSLAFPNHVSVKIPFGNREILVETGLMGRQASSAVTVTDGETIVYTSVCLADVPSEPSDFLPLYVHYQERFSAVGRTSGGFFKREGRTKDHEVLICRLIDRPLRPTMPKGFYNETQILSWVLSYDGLHAPDALAVTSAGIAVALSEVPNAKAIAGVRVGLIGGEFIVNPTVKEMEESQLDLFLAGTDTAILTIEGYSNFLPEEMLLQAVKVGQDAVQATCIAIEVLAKKYGKPKMLDAIRLPPPELYKHVKELAGEELTKALQIKSKISRRKAISSLEEKVLTILTEKGYVIDEVAFGTIEAQPDLLEDEDEDEEVVPEGEVDQGDVHIRPIPRKPIPLLFSEVDVKLVFKEVSSKLLRRRIVEGGKRSDGRTLDEIRPINSRCGLLPRAHGSTLFTRGETQALAVVTLGDKQMAQRIDNLEGSDEYKRFYLQYTFPPSSVGEVGRIGAPSRREIGHGTLAERALETILPSDDDFPYTIRVESTVIESNGSSSMASVCGGCLALQDAGVPVKCSVAGIAMGMVWDTEEFGGDGSPLILSDITGAEDASGDMDFKVAGNEDGVTAFQMDIKVGGITLEIMEKALIQAKAGRRHILAEMAKCSPPPTLSLSKYAPLILIMKVHPSKVYSLIGSGGKKVKSIIEESGVEAIDMQDDGTVKIMAIDVASLERAKAIISGLTMVPSVGDIYRNCEIKSMAPYGAFVEIAPGREGLCHISELSAEWLAKPEDAYKVGDRIDVKLIEVNEKGQLRLSVRALLPESETDKDSQKQQPAGDSTKDKSSQRKYVNTSSKDRAAAGASKVSSGDELVLKKKDVRRATGGSSDKTMNSNSSTNEESLVNGEATIS; this is encoded by the exons atgttgacgAGTCCCAGTAACGCACTTCACAGTAGTACTCCACAATTCTGGCCACTTCGCCGGAGCAAGCTTTGCCGTTCCCGGAATTTCCCTCGTTTTCACTCCGGCGAACGCAGcagcggcggaggaggaaAATTGTGCTcgctctctcttctctccggAAGTGGCGCCGGTAAATTCAGTGTCAGAGCTCTAGTTAGGCCTGATGATACCGACGACGCTGACTCCGTCGGCGATGGGTCTCTGGCTTTTCCTAACCACGTTTCTGTCAAAATTCCATTCGGAAATAGAGAG ATTTTAGTTGAGACTGGTCTCATGGGGAGACAAGCAAGTTCTGCAGTCACGGTCACAGATGGAGAAACT ATTGTCTACACATCCGTTTGTCTAGCTGATGTTCCGAGTGAGCCATCAGATTTTCTTCCCCTTTATGTTCACTATCAGGAGCGATTCTCAGCTGTAGGTCGAACTAG TGGTGGATTTTTTAAGCGAGAAGGGAGAACCAAAGATCACGAG GTTCTGATTTGTAGGTTGATCGATAGACCTCTACGCCCCACTATGCCCAAAGGTTTCTACAATGAAACTCAGATTTTATCCTGG GTTTTGAGCTACGATGGATTACACGCACCTGATGCTTTAGCTGTTACATCTGCTGGAATTGCTGT AGCTCTTTCAGAAGTACCAAATGCGAAAGCGATTGCAGGAGTTCGGGTTGGTCTTATTGGGGGTGAATTCATTGTCAATCCAACCGTGAAGGAGATGGAAGAATCACAGCTAGATTTGTTTCTAGCTGGAACAGATACTGCAATTCTAACGATAGAG GGATACAGTAATTTTCTTCCTGAGGAAATGCTTCTCCAAGCTGTTAAAGTTGGACAG GATGCTGTACAGGCTACATGCATTGCTATTGAAGTTTTAGCAAAGAAATATGGAAAGCCTAAAATGCTTGACGCTATCAGATTACCACCTCCAGAGCTATACAAGCATGTGAAA GAACTTGCTGGTGAGGAATTGACAAAAGCGTTACAAATTAAGAGTAAAATATCGAGAAGGAAAGCCATATCGTCCCTGGAAGAAAAGGTCTTGACAATACTGACAGAGAAGGGATATGTTATTGATGAGGTAGCTTTTGGAACCATAGAAGCACAACCGGATCTGTTGGAGGATGAAGACGAGGATGAGGAAGTTGTTCCTGAAGGTGAGGTGGACCAAGGCGATGTTCACATTAGACCCATCCCTCGGAAACCTATTCCTTTA CTATTTTCTGAAGTAGATGTCAAGCTAGTCTTCAAAGAAGTATCGTCGAAGCTTCTACGTAGGCGAATTGTTGAG GGAGGTAAAAGAAGTGATGGTCGGACTCTGGATGAGATTCGTCCAATTAATTCAAGATGTGGACTGCTTCCCAGGGCACATGGAAGTACTCTGTTCACACGTGGGGAAACACAG GCACTGGCAGTTGTTACGCTTGGTGATAAACAAATGGCGCAGAGAATTGACAACCTTGAGGGTTCTGATGAATACAAGAGGTTCTATCTTCAG TACACTTTTCCTCCATCGTCTGTTGGTGAAGTTGGACGAATTGGTGCACCCAGTAGAAGAGAAATAGGTCATGGGACACTAGCAGAGCGAGCATTGGAGACCATTCTACCTAGTGATGATGACTTTCCTTACACAATACGTGTTGAAAGTACAGTAATTGAAAGCAATGGTTCTTCAAG TATGGCATCTGTTTGTGGCGGTTGCTTGGCTTTGCAAGATGCTGGAGTTCCAGTCAAATGTTCTGTTGCTGGGATAGCAATGGGAATGGTTTGGGATACTGAAGAATTTGGAGGTGATGGATCTCCCCTTATCCTTTCTGACATCACTGGAGCTGAAGATGCATCTGGTGATATGGACTTTAAG GTTGCTGGGAATGAAGATGGCGTTACCGCCTTTCAGATGGACATCAAG GTAGGAGGAATTACTTTAGAGATAATGGAAAAGGCTCTAATACAGGCAAAAGCTGGGCGTCGCCATATTCTTG CTGAAATGGCAAAGTGCTCACCGCCTCCCACGCTAAGCCTCTCAAAATATGCTCCATTGATACTTATTATGAAG GTTCATCCAAGCAAAGTATACTCTCTTATTGGTTCTGGAGGTAAGAAAGTAAAGAGCATCATTGAAGAATCTGGAGTTGAGGCCATTGACATGCAAGATGATGGAACT GTCAAAATTATGGCAATTGATGTAGCGAGTCTAGAAAGGGCGAAAGCGATTATTAGTGGATTGACAATGGTTCCCTCTGTTGGTGATATCTACAG GAATTGTGAAATCAAGTCAATGGCTCCTTATGGTGCATTTGTAGAGATAGCGCCTGGGCGGGAAGGTCTTTGCCATATCAGTGAGCTGAGTGCTGAATGGCTTGCAAAACCAGAGGAT GCCTATAAAGTAGGAGACCGCATTGACGTCAAATTAATAGAG GTAAATGAAAAGGGTCAGCTTCGACTTAGTGTACGGGCTTTACTTCCCGAATCAGAGACAGACAAAGACAGTCAGAAACAACAGCCGGCAGGTGATTCTACCAAAGACAAGAGTTCGCAAAGGAAATATGTAAATACTTCGTCAAAGGACCGTGCAGCTGCAGGAGCATCAAAGGTTTCATCTGGGGATGAACTTGtcctgaagaagaaagatgtaaGGAGAGCAACTGGTGGTAGTAGTGACAAGACAATGAATAGCAATAGCAGTACCAACGAAGAAAGTTTAGTCAACGGTGAAGCTACAATCAGCTAG